In Arthrobacter sp. NicSoilB4, a single genomic region encodes these proteins:
- a CDS encoding ParB/RepB/Spo0J family partition protein yields MNTTPTLEMLDPATLTVDINVRKDAALTADFIASIKEHGVMEPVIAHRKDDGVVHVLMGQRRTRAAVEAGRTSIPVMIIESPEEAERIVTQVVENIQRAELTEADEADAYHQLSLIGVSAAAIAKKTGRTKTTVEGALKAKSSNAGSAALGKGYTIDEALIMTEFEGNQDATEELESVIADEPDQLLHVAQMLRDRRDRAAALATLIEELEAQGKTIVEDAGHYANEENLYVSAAKRADGEPATDEDANAYLISTDYRGQHNANPVITGWQDLGFTPKYERYDGGTQVQKGPMTEEQKAERKTLIANNREMESATKVRREFVKTLLSRKTAPKGWQYFTVHAMTHDPETASGYDGKVATEMIGAKTGEDTDRWGWNPLRDHTAKTTARPEFSLIALICAGYEKTIQKDSWRSAEKRHFHYLNQLTIWGYTASAVEQIILDKHATDTE; encoded by the coding sequence ATGAACACCACACCCACCCTCGAAATGCTCGACCCGGCCACCCTGACCGTGGACATCAACGTCCGCAAAGACGCCGCCCTGACCGCCGATTTCATTGCCAGCATCAAGGAACACGGCGTGATGGAACCCGTCATCGCCCACCGCAAGGACGACGGCGTGGTGCACGTCCTGATGGGACAGCGCCGCACCCGCGCGGCTGTGGAAGCCGGGCGCACCAGCATCCCGGTAATGATCATCGAGTCCCCCGAGGAAGCCGAACGGATCGTGACCCAGGTCGTGGAGAACATCCAGCGGGCCGAACTGACCGAAGCGGACGAGGCCGACGCCTACCACCAGCTGTCCCTGATCGGCGTCTCAGCCGCCGCGATCGCCAAGAAGACCGGGCGCACCAAGACCACCGTGGAAGGGGCACTGAAAGCCAAATCCTCGAACGCCGGATCCGCCGCCCTGGGCAAGGGATACACCATCGACGAAGCGCTCATCATGACCGAGTTTGAAGGGAACCAGGACGCCACGGAGGAACTGGAGTCCGTGATCGCGGACGAACCCGATCAGCTCCTGCACGTCGCGCAGATGCTGAGGGACCGCCGCGACCGCGCCGCCGCACTCGCCACGCTCATCGAGGAACTGGAAGCCCAGGGCAAGACCATCGTGGAGGACGCCGGGCACTACGCGAACGAAGAGAACCTGTACGTCTCGGCCGCGAAGCGGGCCGACGGGGAACCGGCCACCGACGAGGACGCCAACGCCTACCTGATCAGCACCGACTACCGGGGCCAGCACAACGCCAACCCCGTCATCACCGGCTGGCAGGACCTGGGCTTCACCCCGAAGTACGAACGCTACGACGGCGGCACGCAGGTCCAGAAGGGCCCGATGACCGAGGAACAGAAAGCCGAGCGGAAGACCCTGATCGCCAATAACCGCGAGATGGAAAGCGCCACCAAGGTCAGGCGCGAGTTCGTGAAGACCCTGCTGTCGCGGAAGACCGCGCCGAAGGGCTGGCAGTACTTCACCGTCCACGCCATGACCCACGACCCCGAAACCGCCAGCGGCTACGACGGCAAGGTCGCCACCGAGATGATCGGGGCCAAGACCGGGGAGGACACCGACCGGTGGGGCTGGAACCCGTTGCGGGACCACACCGCCAAAACCACCGCACGGCCCGAGTTCTCCCTCATCGCCCTGATCTGCGCCGGGTACGAGAAGACCATCCAGAAAGATTCATGGCGGAGCGCCGAGAAGCGGCACTTCCACTACCTCAACCAGCTCACCATCTGGGGCTACACGGCCAGCGCCGTCGAGCAGATCATCCTCGACAAGCACGCCACCGACACCGAGTAA